The DNA sequence TTCAATTTTGGTTCGTTGCTGGCATTGAAAGCGGAGTCTGCCCAATGATTGATTTTGGCCATTTTTATCAGTTGATCGCCAAAGGCCCTCTTAGCCATTGGCTTAATACGTTACCCGCTCAGTTACACGAGTGGCAGCAGGCCTCGCTACACGGTGAATTTAAAACCTGGTTCAATACGGTTGAACATTTACCGTTACTCAAGCCGGATACGCTGGATCTGACCCATAGCGTCACCGCCAGCCTCAATAGCCCATTGACACCACGCCATCAGGCCGGTATTGAGCGGCTATTGCGTAATCTCATGCCCTGGCGCAAGGGGCCATTTTCTCTTTATGGCATTCATATCGATACCGAATGGCGTTCCGACTGGAAATGGGAGCGCGTTCATCCCCACATCAGCCCGTTACAAGACCGTCTGATTCTGGATGTCGGTTGTGGTAGCGGATATCACCTGTGGCGGATGGTAGGAGCCGGGGCCAAATTGGCCGTAGGGATCGATCCTATGCAGCTTTTCTTATGCCAGTTCGAATCCGTGCGCAAACTGTTGGGCGACGATCAACGAGCGCATTTGCTTCCCTTGGGCATAGAACAGCTACCGGCGCTCGGTGCGTTTGATACCGTCTTCTCAATGGGGGTGCTCTACCACCGCCGCTCCCCGCTCGATCACCTTTTGCAATTAAAAAACCAACTGGTGTGCGGGGGTGAACTGGTACTGGAGACGCTGGTCGTAGAAGGTGATGAACACTGTGTCTTATTGCCCGGAGAGCGGTACGCGCAAATGCGCAACGTCTATTTTCTGCCGTCAACCGCCGCACTGTCGCGCTGGCTGGAAAAATGCGGTTTTGTCGATATTCGCGTGGTGGATGAGTGCGTGACAACACTTGAGGAACAGCGCCGCACCGACTGGATGACCAGCGGCTCATTGGCTGATTTTCTTGACCCGAACGATCGGCAAAAAACGCTTGAAGGCTACCCGGCGCCGCGCCGTGCTGTATTGGTGGCGCAAAAACCCTGATCGCGCCTGCGGGGTAAGCACAACCACATCGGCCAGCCGATCTGGACGCGCGCCCCGCAGCACCACACCATCAGTTACACCATCAGTTGCGGTTTTTCACAATCAGGTTGATGGCGGCCTCTTCAGTCATATCTGTATTCTGAATCTCAACGTTGATCTCCTGATTGTTGGTCTCATTGAGCAACGTAGCATTACCGACGGTTTTAAAATCTCCCGTTATTGCATCCCCTCTTTCTACTTCATAAACGCCTAATAACTTCGCGACGATAAACCCTTCATTAGGATCACGAATAACGACGAAACCAATACGATGTTCATGATGCACAACGATTCCGCGCATAACAGGATTCCTTTTGGCTAATTGGAGTATGCAGGCAGCATATCACCGCTTCAGGGAGTAACCGATAAATACATCACTATTCAGCACATTAATCAGCGGCCGATCACATTCATTTTTACGCTACCCGCAGCACGACGGGATTAGCGCTTATCTTGCCTGCGACAAAAAAAAGCGCCCGTCATGATGACCGAAAACCGGGCCGGACAGAGACGTGTACCCCTGCGCCGGTGCAGGTGACGGT is a window from the Dickeya lacustris genome containing:
- the cmoB gene encoding tRNA 5-methoxyuridine(34)/uridine 5-oxyacetic acid(34) synthase CmoB, which gives rise to MIDFGHFYQLIAKGPLSHWLNTLPAQLHEWQQASLHGEFKTWFNTVEHLPLLKPDTLDLTHSVTASLNSPLTPRHQAGIERLLRNLMPWRKGPFSLYGIHIDTEWRSDWKWERVHPHISPLQDRLILDVGCGSGYHLWRMVGAGAKLAVGIDPMQLFLCQFESVRKLLGDDQRAHLLPLGIEQLPALGAFDTVFSMGVLYHRRSPLDHLLQLKNQLVCGGELVLETLVVEGDEHCVLLPGERYAQMRNVYFLPSTAALSRWLEKCGFVDIRVVDECVTTLEEQRRTDWMTSGSLADFLDPNDRQKTLEGYPAPRRAVLVAQKP